A region from the Pseudomonas promysalinigenes genome encodes:
- a CDS encoding FAD-dependent oxidoreductase, giving the protein MAERLNNDFQFIEVGRKDPKKKLLRQRKKEFVEIYEPFKPQQSVEQAHRCLGCGNPYCEWKCPVHNFIPNWLKLVSEGNILAAAELSHQTNTLPEVCGRVCPQDRLCEGACTLNDGFGAVTIGSVEKYITDTAFAMGWRPDMSKVKPTGKRVAIIGAGPAGLGCADVLVRGGVTPVVFDKNPEIGGLLTFGIPEFKLEKTVLSNRREVFSGMGIEFRLNTEVGKDITMEQLLAEYDAVFMGMGTYTYMKGGFPGEDLPGVHDALDFLIANVNRNLGFEKAPEDFVDMQGKKVVVLGGGDTAMDCNRTSIRQGAKSVTCAYRRDEANMPGSRKEVKNAKEEGVKFLYNRQPIAIVGEDKVEGVKVVETRLGEPDARGRRSPEPIPGSEEILPADAVVIAFGFRPSPAPWFEQHGIELDSQGRVVAPEKAKFKHQTSNPKVFAGGDMVRGSDLVVTAIFEGRNAAEGILDYLEV; this is encoded by the coding sequence CATCGAAGTGGGCCGCAAGGACCCCAAGAAAAAGCTGCTGCGCCAGCGCAAGAAAGAGTTCGTGGAGATCTACGAGCCGTTCAAGCCCCAGCAGTCCGTAGAGCAGGCCCACCGTTGCCTGGGCTGTGGTAACCCCTATTGCGAGTGGAAGTGCCCGGTCCACAACTTCATCCCCAACTGGCTGAAGCTGGTTTCCGAAGGCAACATTCTTGCCGCGGCGGAGCTATCGCACCAGACCAACACCCTCCCGGAAGTCTGTGGCCGCGTATGCCCGCAGGATCGTCTGTGCGAGGGTGCCTGCACGCTGAACGACGGCTTCGGCGCGGTGACCATCGGCTCGGTCGAGAAGTACATCACCGACACCGCCTTCGCCATGGGCTGGCGCCCTGACATGTCCAAGGTCAAGCCAACCGGTAAGCGCGTTGCCATCATCGGTGCCGGGCCTGCCGGCCTGGGCTGCGCCGACGTGCTGGTGCGCGGCGGCGTGACCCCTGTGGTGTTCGACAAGAACCCGGAAATCGGCGGCCTGCTGACCTTCGGCATCCCTGAGTTCAAGCTGGAAAAGACCGTGCTGAGCAACCGCCGCGAGGTGTTCAGCGGTATGGGAATCGAGTTCCGCCTCAATACCGAGGTTGGCAAGGACATCACCATGGAACAGTTGCTCGCCGAATACGACGCCGTGTTCATGGGCATGGGCACCTACACCTATATGAAAGGTGGTTTCCCGGGTGAGGACCTGCCTGGGGTGCACGACGCATTGGACTTCCTGATCGCCAACGTCAACCGCAACCTCGGTTTCGAAAAAGCGCCGGAAGACTTCGTCGACATGCAGGGCAAGAAGGTCGTGGTGCTCGGCGGTGGCGACACCGCGATGGACTGTAACCGTACGTCGATCCGTCAGGGCGCCAAGTCGGTCACCTGTGCCTACCGCCGTGACGAAGCCAACATGCCGGGTTCGCGCAAAGAGGTGAAGAACGCCAAGGAAGAAGGCGTGAAGTTCCTCTACAACCGCCAGCCTATCGCCATCGTCGGCGAAGACAAGGTCGAAGGGGTGAAAGTCGTCGAAACCCGTCTTGGCGAGCCGGATGCTCGTGGTCGTCGTAGCCCAGAGCCGATCCCAGGTTCCGAAGAAATCCTGCCGGCTGACGCCGTGGTGATCGCCTTCGGCTTCCGCCCAAGCCCAGCCCCGTGGTTCGAGCAGCATGGAATCGAGCTGGACAGCCAGGGCCGGGTTGTAGCGCCAGAGAAAGCCAAGTTCAAACACCAGACCAGCAACCCCAAAGTGTTTGCTGGCGGCGACATGGTGCGCGGTTCTGACCTGGTGGTTACAGCCATTTTCGAAGGCCGTAACGCTGCCGAAGGCATCCTGGACTACCTGGAGGTCTAA
- the hemE gene encoding uroporphyrinogen decarboxylase, translated as MTALKNDRFLRALLKQPVDVTPVWMMRQAGRYLPEYRASRAKAGDFMSLCMNPQFACEVTLQPLDRYPLDAAILFSDILTIPDAMGLGLYFETGEGPRFKKVVSTPADIEALQVPDPQKDLGYVMDAVSTIRRELNGRVPLIGFSGSPWTLATYMVEGGSSKDFRKTKAMAYDNPQALHLLLDKLAQSVTSYLNGQILAGAQAVQIFDTWGGNLSAAAYQEFSLAYMRKIVSGLIREHEGRKVPVILFTKNGGLWLESIAEAGADALGLDWTCDIGDARRRVGDKVALQGNMDPTVLYAKPQAIRQEVARILASYGHGTGHVFNLGHGITPEVDPEHAGVFINAVHELSAQYHQ; from the coding sequence ATGACTGCCCTGAAGAACGATCGTTTCCTGCGTGCACTGCTCAAGCAACCCGTGGACGTCACCCCCGTGTGGATGATGCGCCAGGCCGGCCGCTACCTGCCGGAGTACCGCGCCAGCCGTGCCAAGGCGGGTGATTTCATGAGCCTGTGCATGAACCCGCAGTTTGCCTGCGAGGTGACCCTGCAGCCGCTGGACCGCTACCCGCTGGATGCGGCGATCCTGTTCTCGGACATCCTCACCATCCCCGACGCCATGGGCCTGGGCCTGTATTTCGAAACCGGCGAAGGTCCGCGTTTCAAGAAAGTCGTCAGTACCCCGGCCGATATCGAGGCGCTGCAGGTTCCTGACCCGCAGAAAGACCTGGGTTATGTGATGGACGCGGTCAGTACCATCCGCCGTGAGCTCAACGGCCGGGTGCCGCTGATCGGCTTCTCCGGCAGCCCATGGACCTTGGCCACCTACATGGTCGAAGGCGGCTCGTCCAAGGACTTCCGCAAGACCAAGGCCATGGCCTATGACAACCCACAAGCCCTGCATCTGTTGCTGGACAAGCTGGCTCAGTCGGTCACCAGCTACCTCAACGGCCAGATCCTCGCAGGCGCCCAAGCCGTGCAGATCTTCGACACCTGGGGCGGCAACCTGTCGGCGGCGGCGTATCAGGAGTTCTCACTGGCCTATATGCGCAAGATCGTCAGCGGCCTGATCCGCGAGCATGAGGGGCGTAAAGTGCCGGTGATTCTGTTCACCAAGAACGGCGGCCTGTGGTTGGAAAGCATCGCTGAAGCGGGAGCAGATGCACTGGGCCTGGACTGGACCTGCGACATCGGTGACGCCCGCCGCCGTGTGGGCGACAAAGTGGCGTTGCAGGGCAACATGGACCCGACCGTGTTGTACGCCAAGCCGCAGGCCATCCGCCAGGAAGTGGCGCGCATCTTGGCCAGCTACGGCCACGGCACCGGTCATGTGTTCAACCTCGGCCACGGTATCACTCCGGAGGTCGACCCGGAGCACGCAGGTGTGTTCATTAACGCCGTACACGAACTGTCGGCGCAGTATCACCAGTGA